From Methanoculleus sp. SDB, one genomic window encodes:
- a CDS encoding phosphodiesterase produces MILGILSDTHDHLPLVRTAVRFMNAEAVGLVLHAGDFVSPFVIPELANLSMPVIGVFGNNDGDRALLLAKCAAAGNVDIRGYFAEIDADGFSVALYHGHEPALLDALVKSGAFDAVVHGHTHEAGSFRAGGTLVVNPGEACGYLTGQATAALLDTDARTARIVRL; encoded by the coding sequence ATGATCCTCGGAATTCTCTCCGATACCCATGACCACCTTCCGCTCGTCCGGACGGCGGTCAGGTTCATGAATGCGGAGGCGGTCGGCCTCGTCCTCCACGCAGGCGATTTCGTCTCGCCGTTTGTCATCCCCGAGCTCGCGAACCTCTCCATGCCGGTGATCGGCGTGTTCGGGAACAACGACGGTGACCGGGCGCTTCTGCTGGCGAAATGCGCCGCGGCCGGAAACGTGGATATCCGCGGGTACTTCGCAGAGATCGATGCGGACGGATTCTCCGTAGCGCTCTACCACGGGCATGAACCCGCGCTGCTCGACGCGCTCGTCAAAAGCGGCGCATTCGACGCCGTTGTCCACGGCCATACGCATGAGGCGGGGAGTTTTCGGGCGGGCGGCACCCTCGTCGTCAACCCCGGGGAAGCGTGCGGGTACCTGACCGGACAGGCGACGGCCGCGCTGCTCGACACCGATGCCCGGACGGCACGCATCGTGCGCCTTTAG
- a CDS encoding ATPase P, with protein sequence MKVTGMHCATCAVTIEKALAKLDGVAGARVNYAGDTATVEYDPGRVTLSDLEKAVEESGYGIANDQVTIKVGGMTCATCVMTVEKALGKLEGVVSATVNLGSERAYVVYNPRVTAVGEMRTAIEGAGYRYLGIEGEDTEDLERNAYEEDLRDKMRRIIVGFGVSLPLMAIMLLGIPTPVPLPWFMFVIATPAFLYLAYPIFLAGYRAMKNGTLNMDVMYSMGIGVAYGSSVLGTFQVVLTQNFMFYETAVMLAAFLTLGRYLEARAKGRTSDAIKKLIGLQAKSATVLKDGEETEVSVGDLAVGDVVIIRPGEKVPVDGEVVKGESSVDESMITGEPIPVFKREGASVVGGTINQNSVLEVRSTKIGKDTVLAQIIRLVEAAQGSKPPVQRIADTAVSYFIPVVLTIAIAAFAAWYFLLGGTLLFSLTVLISILVVACPCALGLATPTAVTVGVGRGAELGTLIKNGEALEVAERLTTVVFDKTGTLTRGKPEVTDIVTFGIGDRALLGIAATVEHGSRHPLAEAIVAKAAMEGIEPGEATGFDTFGGKGVAAIVGGRQVLIGNRMLMSDQEIPSPVSLEQVIKMREKEGKTVVLVALSGEIVGIIAIADTLKETTPPAIAALRAMGLGVVMLTGDNARTAIAIGREAGIDRVIAEVLPDEKAREVKSLQQGGETVAFVGDGINDAPALAQADVGIAIGSGTDVAIESGDIVLIHDDLRDVVAAIQLSGKVMGRIRQNLFWAFAYNTALIPVAAGVLYPFFGIAFRPELAGLAMALSSVTVVSLSLMLRTYIPPVRKEEITAAGLPRKETASMKKIAIDPVCKMEVDEETAKFTTIYKGKKYFFCGPGCKTAFEAEPGKYLD encoded by the coding sequence CTGAAAGTCACCGGCATGCACTGCGCCACCTGTGCCGTCACGATCGAAAAAGCACTCGCAAAGCTCGACGGCGTCGCGGGCGCCCGGGTGAACTATGCGGGCGATACGGCGACGGTCGAGTATGATCCCGGCCGTGTCACCCTCTCAGACCTGGAAAAAGCGGTCGAGGAGTCGGGATACGGAATCGCGAACGATCAGGTGACGATCAAGGTCGGCGGGATGACCTGCGCCACCTGTGTCATGACGGTGGAAAAAGCCCTCGGAAAGCTCGAAGGAGTCGTATCCGCCACGGTGAACCTAGGGTCGGAGCGGGCATACGTTGTCTACAATCCCCGGGTGACCGCCGTCGGGGAGATGCGCACCGCCATCGAGGGGGCGGGGTACCGGTACCTCGGCATCGAGGGGGAGGATACCGAAGACCTCGAACGGAACGCCTACGAAGAGGACCTCCGCGACAAGATGCGGCGGATCATCGTGGGATTCGGCGTCTCGCTTCCGCTGATGGCGATCATGCTCCTCGGCATTCCGACACCCGTTCCGCTCCCGTGGTTCATGTTCGTCATCGCAACCCCCGCATTCCTCTACCTCGCGTACCCGATCTTCCTTGCGGGGTACCGGGCGATGAAGAACGGCACCCTGAACATGGACGTCATGTACTCCATGGGCATCGGGGTGGCATACGGCTCCTCGGTGCTCGGCACGTTTCAGGTCGTCCTGACGCAGAACTTCATGTTCTACGAGACCGCGGTGATGCTCGCGGCATTCCTCACGCTCGGGCGGTATCTCGAGGCGCGGGCGAAGGGGCGGACGTCGGACGCGATTAAAAAGCTCATCGGCCTGCAGGCGAAATCCGCCACCGTCCTTAAGGACGGGGAGGAGACGGAGGTTTCGGTCGGGGACCTCGCCGTGGGGGATGTCGTGATCATCCGTCCCGGCGAAAAGGTCCCGGTCGACGGCGAGGTGGTGAAGGGCGAAAGCTCGGTGGACGAATCGATGATCACCGGCGAACCCATCCCGGTATTCAAGAGGGAAGGCGCGTCGGTCGTCGGCGGGACCATCAACCAGAACAGCGTGCTTGAGGTCAGGTCGACGAAGATCGGCAAAGACACGGTGCTCGCGCAGATCATCCGGCTCGTCGAGGCGGCGCAGGGCTCGAAACCGCCCGTCCAGCGGATCGCGGACACCGCCGTGTCGTATTTCATCCCGGTGGTGCTCACCATCGCGATCGCCGCATTCGCGGCCTGGTACTTCCTCCTCGGCGGCACCCTGCTCTTCTCGCTGACGGTGCTTATCTCCATCCTCGTGGTCGCCTGCCCCTGTGCCCTCGGGCTGGCCACGCCCACGGCGGTCACCGTGGGGGTGGGCCGCGGAGCCGAGCTCGGAACGCTGATCAAGAACGGCGAAGCGCTTGAAGTCGCAGAACGCCTCACAACGGTGGTCTTCGACAAGACCGGCACGCTGACACGCGGAAAGCCGGAGGTCACCGATATCGTGACCTTCGGCATCGGCGATCGCGCCCTGCTCGGGATTGCGGCAACCGTCGAGCACGGATCCCGGCACCCGCTCGCCGAGGCGATCGTCGCGAAGGCGGCGATGGAGGGAATCGAACCGGGGGAAGCCACCGGGTTCGACACCTTCGGGGGAAAAGGCGTCGCTGCGATCGTCGGGGGCAGGCAGGTGCTCATCGGCAACAGGATGCTCATGTCCGACCAGGAGATCCCCAGTCCCGTCAGCCTCGAGCAGGTGATCAAAATGCGCGAGAAGGAGGGGAAGACCGTCGTGCTCGTCGCCCTCTCCGGCGAGATCGTGGGGATCATCGCCATCGCCGACACCCTGAAGGAGACCACGCCTCCCGCCATCGCGGCGCTCCGGGCGATGGGGCTTGGGGTCGTGATGCTCACGGGCGACAATGCACGGACCGCGATTGCCATCGGCCGCGAGGCGGGCATCGACCGCGTGATTGCCGAAGTGCTGCCCGACGAGAAGGCGAGAGAGGTGAAAAGCCTCCAGCAGGGCGGGGAGACGGTGGCGTTTGTCGGCGACGGCATCAACGACGCCCCGGCGCTGGCGCAGGCGGATGTGGGCATCGCGATCGGGAGCGGCACGGATGTGGCGATCGAAAGCGGCGACATCGTGCTCATCCACGACGACCTCCGGGACGTCGTCGCGGCGATCCAGCTCTCCGGGAAGGTGATGGGCCGCATCCGCCAGAACCTCTTCTGGGCGTTTGCCTACAACACGGCCCTCATCCCGGTCGCGGCGGGTGTCCTGTATCCCTTCTTCGGCATCGCCTTCCGGCCGGAACTCGCCGGGCTCGCGATGGCACTCTCCTCGGTGACGGTCGTATCGCTCTCGCTGATGCTCAGGACCTATATACCCCCGGTGCGAAAAGAAGAGATCACTGCGGCCGGACTGCCGCGGAAGGAGACAGCGTCCATGAAGAAGATTGCAATCGATCCCGTATGCAAAATGGAAGTCGACGAAGAGACGGCGAAATTCACGACCATCTACAAAGGGAAGAAATACTTCTTCTGCGGGCCGGGATGTAAGACCGCCTTCGAGGCGGAGCCCGGGAAGTATCTCGACTGA
- a CDS encoding MBL fold metallo-hydrolase, producing the protein MLIEKVKSAGIAHNSYFIGSNNEAAVIDPRRDCDVYLDIARAHNMRITHIFETHRNEDYVIGSQELASLSGAEIYHGAKLDFAYGRSAFHGDEFRIGELGLTVLETPGHTDESLSVVAREKPGSEPLMIFTGDALLAGDAGRTDFYGPENRTRMSTLLYESIFEKILPLGDGVIVCPAHGAGSVCGKSIADREYTTIGFEKKTNPLLAMTRDEFIRAKSTEHHYYPPYFRKMEELNKNGAPRLRHLPEPVALSPADVEQLRTGIVQMIDIRSLTGFAGAHIPGSLSLPREILPVYAGWLIRYEDPIVLIDDYNHGLHDIVSALIRLGYDNVIGYLANGFPAWFRSGGAMASVGLLDATATRDKIQSGAPFLLDVRPLEAWETKGHIPGARHIYLGELPDRIAEIPAAGEIVVYCDAGFKGNAAASLLKKAGHDHVWNLLGGMGAWQQAGFPVER; encoded by the coding sequence GTGCTTATTGAAAAGGTTAAATCTGCGGGAATCGCTCACAACTCGTATTTTATCGGTTCGAACAACGAAGCTGCCGTCATCGACCCACGCAGGGACTGCGATGTCTACCTCGATATCGCCCGTGCCCACAATATGCGCATCACCCATATTTTTGAGACGCACCGGAACGAGGACTACGTCATCGGTTCGCAGGAACTGGCCTCGCTCTCGGGGGCGGAGATCTACCACGGAGCGAAGCTTGATTTCGCATACGGCAGGAGCGCGTTTCACGGGGACGAATTCAGGATCGGGGAGCTCGGACTCACCGTGCTCGAAACCCCGGGCCACACCGACGAGAGCCTCTCCGTCGTTGCACGGGAAAAACCGGGCAGCGAGCCGCTCATGATCTTCACGGGCGATGCCCTCCTCGCAGGCGATGCCGGGAGGACCGACTTTTACGGCCCGGAAAACCGCACCCGGATGTCGACGCTCCTCTATGAATCCATCTTCGAAAAAATCCTCCCGCTCGGGGACGGCGTGATCGTCTGCCCGGCGCACGGGGCCGGTTCGGTCTGCGGCAAGAGCATCGCTGACCGCGAGTACACCACCATCGGTTTCGAGAAGAAGACGAATCCGCTGCTGGCCATGACGCGGGACGAATTTATCCGGGCGAAATCGACCGAACACCACTACTATCCGCCCTATTTCAGGAAGATGGAGGAGCTGAACAAAAACGGGGCTCCGCGCCTCCGTCATCTTCCCGAACCCGTGGCGCTCTCCCCGGCCGATGTGGAACAGCTCCGCACCGGGATTGTCCAGATGATCGATATCAGGTCATTGACGGGATTTGCCGGCGCACACATCCCCGGATCGCTCAGCCTGCCCCGCGAAATCCTGCCGGTCTATGCAGGCTGGCTGATCCGGTACGAAGATCCCATCGTGCTCATCGACGACTACAACCACGGCCTCCACGATATCGTGAGCGCACTCATCAGGCTCGGGTATGACAATGTCATCGGCTACCTTGCAAACGGCTTTCCCGCATGGTTCAGGTCGGGAGGCGCGATGGCGTCGGTGGGACTGCTGGACGCGACGGCGACACGCGACAAAATCCAGTCGGGTGCCCCGTTCCTGCTGGATGTCCGCCCCCTGGAGGCATGGGAGACGAAGGGACATATTCCCGGCGCACGGCACATCTATCTCGGCGAGCTCCCCGACAGGATCGCGGAGATCCCGGCGGCGGGCGAGATCGTCGTCTACTGCGATGCGGGATTCAAGGGCAACGCCGCCGCCAGCCTGCTGAAAAAAGCGGGGCATGACCATGTCTGGAACCTGCTCGGCGGCATGGGCGCGTGGCAGCAGGCGGGGTTCCCGGTGGAGCGGTAA
- a CDS encoding MFS transporter — MFSVLFASVFSATLGLGIIVPLLPFYAESLGATGLWIGIIFSGFAVSRAVFMPVIGRLSDRKGRRLFLLAGLLLYTLVSVAYISATSVETLTLVRMLHGFASAMVIPVAMAYAADFSPEGREGKYMGTFMVSLFLGMGVGPLLGGVILDMAGMDAVFLSMAVFSAFALGICALFLPEAGKRLTEGASLLQTVRNRILRPVLFFRVAHAFGRGTLMVFVPLLVAAPALLPDGTIIHQGLSATEIGIVISASVLSTAFLQRSCGKLADRHNKVRLIVIGSVIDAVALITLPFLDGFLPILALALFFGFGSGIALPAATSFVTIAGRETGQGAAMGAFNTAMSIGMITAPLIFGAIMDASGIFWVFMASAGVSITNALLFYRMSVAAGIA; from the coding sequence ATTTTTTCCGTCCTCTTCGCCTCGGTCTTCTCCGCTACGCTCGGCCTCGGCATCATCGTGCCGCTGCTGCCGTTCTATGCGGAGAGCCTCGGTGCGACCGGACTCTGGATCGGGATCATCTTCTCCGGGTTCGCCGTGTCGCGGGCGGTCTTCATGCCGGTCATCGGGAGGCTCTCCGACCGGAAGGGACGGCGCCTGTTCCTGCTCGCCGGCCTGCTTCTCTACACGCTGGTCTCGGTCGCCTACATCTCCGCGACCAGTGTCGAAACCCTCACGCTGGTCAGGATGCTCCACGGATTCGCCTCCGCAATGGTCATCCCGGTCGCGATGGCCTACGCGGCCGACTTCTCGCCCGAAGGCAGGGAGGGAAAATACATGGGCACCTTCATGGTCTCGCTCTTTCTCGGGATGGGCGTCGGGCCGCTCCTCGGCGGCGTGATCCTGGATATGGCGGGCATGGATGCCGTGTTCCTCTCGATGGCGGTATTTTCAGCCTTTGCACTCGGCATCTGCGCCCTGTTCCTCCCTGAAGCCGGAAAGCGCCTTACGGAGGGCGCATCGCTGCTGCAGACCGTCAGGAACCGCATCCTCCGGCCCGTGCTCTTTTTCCGCGTCGCCCATGCCTTCGGACGGGGCACGCTCATGGTCTTCGTGCCGCTCCTCGTGGCGGCACCCGCACTCCTGCCCGACGGCACCATCATCCACCAGGGCCTCTCCGCAACCGAGATCGGCATCGTCATCTCCGCGAGCGTCCTCTCCACCGCCTTCCTGCAGCGCTCCTGCGGGAAGCTTGCCGACAGGCACAACAAAGTCCGCCTGATTGTCATCGGTTCCGTCATCGACGCGGTTGCGCTCATCACCCTCCCGTTTCTCGACGGATTCCTTCCGATACTGGCCCTTGCGCTCTTCTTCGGCTTCGGGAGCGGGATCGCCCTTCCCGCCGCAACGTCGTTCGTCACCATCGCCGGGCGCGAAACGGGGCAGGGTGCGGCGATGGGGGCGTTCAACACCGCGATGAGCATCGGCATGATCACCGCGCCGCTGATCTTCGGGGCGATCATGGATGCCTCGGGAATTTTCTGGGTTTTTATGGCGTCCGCAGGCGTCAGCATCACAAACGCCCTCCTGTTTTACCGGATGTCGGTTGCGGCGGGGATTGCGTGA
- a CDS encoding ABC-ATPase UvrA: MNTIVIKGAREHNLKNITCELPRDALIVITGVSGSGKSTLAFDTIYAEGQRRYVESLSAYARQFLGLMNKPDVDSIDGLSPAISIEQKTTSKNPRSTVGTVTEIYDYLRLLYARIGIPHCPVHNIRIESQTPDRIAASIAAECAGMVTILAPVVRQKKGTYQQLIRDLNKEGYMRVRVNGEIRRTDETVTLERYKKHDIEIVVDRLDTGELSRLTEACETAIARSDGILIALSEDGTEKVFSAALACPVCGISFEELQPRMFSFNSPFGACEECNGLGIRMEFDPDLIIPDTAKSISDGAVALYRNFLDGYRIQYLAAVAKHAGFDIFTPVRDLSERQYRTLMYGSDEKIRFSMRMKNGDGNWNYTGAWEGLLPQADRLYHQTKSEYRRRELEKFMRISPCPACGGKRLREKVLAVKIAEMSIVDVTALPVSDAIRFFTDLTLTDREQEIARLVLREIRSRLAFLEQVGLGYLTLSRNSGTLSGGEAQRIRLATQIGSNLMGVLYVLDEPSIGLHQRDNHKLIETLQRLRDLGNTLIVVEHDEDTIRHADYVVDMGPGAGLHGGEIIAEGTPADIVANPDSLTGRYLAGTLSIPVPATRRTAGGFIRITGCRENNLKNIDAAVPIGLLSVVTGVSGSGKSTLVYETLYKALMRKVYGSRETPGAYDDLGFDEEIDKVIVIDQSPIGRTPRSNPATYTKVFDEIRKVFAEIKEAKIRGYKPGRFSFNVKGGRCEACSGDGVIKIEMNFLPDIYVECEECKGTRYNRETLEVKYKGKSIADVLAMSVEEAMELFANIPAIRTKLETLCRVGLGYIALGQSSTTLSGGEAQRIKITRELAKRATGRTLYLLDEPTTGLHFHDVKKLIAVLNDLVEKGNTVVVIEHNLDVIKSADHVIDLGPEGGDDGGKIVATGTPEQIVKVKASYTGGFLRDLLGRI; this comes from the coding sequence ATGAACACCATCGTCATCAAGGGTGCCCGGGAGCATAACCTGAAAAATATCACGTGCGAGCTTCCCCGCGACGCCCTCATCGTCATCACCGGCGTCTCGGGATCGGGCAAGTCGACGCTTGCGTTCGACACGATCTATGCCGAAGGGCAGCGGCGGTACGTGGAATCGCTCTCCGCGTACGCCCGGCAGTTCCTCGGCCTGATGAACAAGCCCGACGTCGACAGTATCGACGGGTTGTCGCCCGCCATCTCGATCGAGCAGAAGACGACCTCGAAAAATCCCCGGTCGACGGTGGGAACGGTGACCGAGATCTACGACTATCTCAGGCTGCTCTATGCCCGCATCGGCATCCCGCACTGTCCGGTTCACAACATCAGGATCGAGTCGCAGACCCCCGACCGGATCGCCGCCTCGATTGCGGCGGAGTGCGCCGGCATGGTCACCATCCTCGCACCCGTCGTGCGCCAGAAGAAGGGGACCTACCAGCAGCTCATCCGCGACCTCAATAAAGAAGGGTATATGCGTGTCCGGGTGAACGGGGAGATCCGCCGCACCGACGAGACGGTGACCCTCGAGAGGTACAAAAAACACGATATCGAGATCGTCGTCGACCGGCTGGACACCGGCGAACTCTCGCGCCTCACCGAGGCATGCGAGACGGCGATCGCCCGGTCGGACGGCATCCTCATCGCGCTCTCCGAAGACGGGACGGAAAAAGTCTTTTCGGCGGCGCTGGCATGCCCCGTCTGCGGCATCTCGTTCGAGGAGCTCCAGCCGCGGATGTTCTCCTTCAACAGCCCGTTCGGCGCCTGCGAGGAGTGCAACGGCCTCGGCATCAGGATGGAGTTCGATCCCGATCTCATCATCCCCGATACCGCGAAAAGCATCTCCGACGGCGCGGTGGCGCTGTACCGGAACTTCCTCGACGGGTACCGCATCCAGTACCTCGCCGCGGTCGCAAAACACGCGGGCTTCGACATCTTCACGCCGGTCCGCGACCTTTCGGAGCGGCAGTACCGGACGCTCATGTACGGCTCCGACGAAAAAATCCGCTTCTCGATGCGGATGAAGAACGGCGACGGAAACTGGAACTACACTGGGGCGTGGGAGGGGCTGCTCCCGCAGGCGGACCGGCTGTACCACCAGACGAAGTCCGAGTACCGCCGCCGCGAACTGGAGAAGTTCATGCGCATCTCCCCCTGCCCGGCATGCGGGGGGAAGCGGCTCAGGGAGAAGGTGCTTGCCGTAAAGATCGCGGAGATGTCGATCGTGGACGTGACGGCCCTCCCCGTCAGCGATGCAATCCGGTTCTTTACGGACCTGACGCTCACCGACCGGGAGCAGGAGATCGCCCGGCTCGTCCTCCGCGAGATCCGATCGAGGCTTGCATTTCTCGAACAGGTCGGGCTCGGGTATCTTACCCTCTCGCGGAACTCGGGCACTCTCTCCGGCGGAGAGGCCCAGCGCATCCGCCTCGCGACCCAGATCGGGTCGAACCTCATGGGCGTCCTCTACGTGCTGGACGAACCCTCCATCGGGCTGCACCAGCGCGACAACCACAAACTGATCGAGACGCTCCAGCGGCTGCGCGACCTCGGCAACACGCTCATCGTCGTCGAACACGACGAGGACACGATCCGCCATGCCGACTATGTCGTGGACATGGGGCCGGGGGCGGGGCTCCACGGCGGCGAGATCATCGCCGAGGGCACGCCGGCGGATATCGTCGCGAACCCCGACTCGCTCACCGGCCGGTATCTCGCGGGCACCCTCTCGATTCCCGTTCCTGCGACCCGGCGGACGGCGGGCGGGTTCATCCGCATCACGGGCTGCCGGGAGAACAACCTCAAGAACATCGATGCCGCCGTACCGATCGGCCTCCTCTCGGTCGTCACCGGCGTCTCGGGAAGCGGGAAGTCGACGCTCGTCTACGAAACGCTCTACAAGGCGCTGATGCGGAAGGTCTACGGGTCCCGCGAGACGCCGGGCGCGTACGACGACCTCGGGTTCGACGAGGAGATCGACAAGGTGATCGTGATCGACCAGAGCCCGATCGGGAGGACGCCGCGGTCGAATCCCGCCACGTACACGAAGGTCTTCGACGAGATTCGGAAGGTGTTTGCCGAAATCAAAGAGGCGAAAATCCGCGGGTACAAACCGGGCAGGTTCTCGTTCAACGTGAAAGGGGGCCGGTGCGAAGCCTGCAGCGGCGACGGCGTGATCAAGATCGAGATGAACTTCCTTCCCGACATCTACGTCGAGTGCGAGGAGTGCAAGGGGACCCGGTACAACCGGGAAACGCTCGAGGTGAAGTACAAAGGGAAGTCCATCGCCGACGTGCTGGCCATGAGCGTGGAGGAGGCGATGGAGCTCTTCGCCAACATCCCCGCCATCCGGACGAAGCTGGAGACCCTCTGCCGGGTGGGGCTCGGGTACATCGCGCTCGGCCAGAGCTCGACGACGCTCTCGGGCGGCGAGGCGCAGAGGATCAAGATCACCCGCGAACTCGCCAAACGGGCGACGGGACGGACATTGTACCTGCTCGACGAACCCACCACCGGCCTCCATTTCCACGATGTCAAAAAGCTTATCGCCGTCCTCAACGACCTCGTGGAAAAGGGCAACACGGTCGTGGTGATCGAACACAACCTCGACGTCATCAAGTCCGCCGACCACGTCATCGACCTCGGGCCCGAGGGCGGAGACGATGGCGGGAAGATCGTGGCAACGGGAACGCCGGAACAGATCGTCAAGGTGAAGGCGAGTTATACCGGGGGATTTTTACGCGACCTGCTTGGAAGGATTTAA
- a CDS encoding TrmB family transcriptional regulator encodes MTGDITPRLRALGLNEYETKVYSTLVGLRKATARNIHEVSGVPRGRIYEILHDLVQRGFIGVEEGSPNAYYCLDIDPMIDRIKADTVAALEETRAALKSLEMEPLTSSTPWFALKSDWAIENHFQGIFRKVQDELVVMCNDPAFLRTHQHLFKQLRRRINLYVVVLDREPFAGISLPVYEARGILREMLETPGGRREEMNMACAFFIDGKEIFAIGNRGTERFAFIGTTTPLVRYLSRSIVEHLEK; translated from the coding sequence ATGACCGGCGACATTACCCCCCGCCTGCGTGCGCTGGGCCTCAACGAATACGAGACAAAAGTCTATTCGACGCTGGTGGGCCTCCGGAAAGCCACCGCACGCAACATCCACGAAGTGAGCGGCGTCCCACGGGGGCGCATCTATGAAATCCTGCACGATCTTGTCCAGCGCGGCTTCATCGGCGTCGAGGAGGGATCCCCCAATGCCTATTACTGCCTTGACATCGATCCAATGATCGATCGTATCAAGGCGGACACCGTTGCCGCTCTCGAGGAGACGCGGGCCGCCCTGAAAAGCCTCGAGATGGAGCCCCTGACCTCTTCCACGCCGTGGTTCGCCCTCAAGAGCGACTGGGCGATTGAAAACCATTTCCAGGGCATTTTCCGCAAGGTACAGGATGAGCTCGTCGTGATGTGCAACGATCCCGCATTTCTCCGCACCCACCAGCACCTCTTCAAACAGCTCCGGCGGCGGATCAACCTGTACGTGGTGGTGCTCGACCGCGAGCCCTTCGCCGGCATCAGCCTGCCCGTGTACGAAGCCCGCGGCATTCTCAGGGAGATGCTGGAAACGCCGGGGGGCAGGCGCGAGGAAATGAATATGGCGTGTGCTTTTTTTATCGACGGAAAAGAGATCTTTGCCATCGGGAACCGGGGCACCGAACGGTTTGCATTTATCGGCACCACGACCCCCCTTGTCCGCTATCTCTCCCGAAGCATCGTCGAGCACCTCGAGAAATAA